The genomic interval GACCGTGCATTGGAAGATCGTCCGGCAGCGCCAGATCCCATCCACGCCCTGGAGCGCCGCCGTGTGTTCCGCGGCGCCGCGGTCGCGCGAATCGAACAGGAAGCGGTGCGCCGCCACGAAGGCCGCCGGGCCGATGTATTCCCCGTCGGCCCAGAAGACCGGGCAGGCGGTGGTGCAAGCCCCGCACAGGATGCACTTGGTCGTGTCGTCGATCCGCATCCGCTCGGCCGGGCTTTGCCGCCGTTCGCGCCCGTCGGCGGGAAGCGGTTCGTCGTTGATCAGATAGGGCTTCACCTTGCGGTAGGCGGCGAAGAACGGCTCCATATCCACCACTAGGTCCTTCTCCACCTGCAGCCCGAGAAGAGGTTCCACGGTGATGTTGCGCCCCTGATCGCGAACCAGGGTTTTGCAGGCCAAACGGTTGGCGCCGTTGACCCGCATCGCGCACGAACCGCAAATCCCGTGGGCGCATGAGCGGCGGAAGGTGAGCGTGCCGTCCATCTCATCCTTGACGCGAATCAGCAGGTCCAGCACGCGGTCGGAGGGTTCGGCCTCCAGGCGGAAGACGGACCACCAAGAGGAGGGAGTCCGTTCCGGATCGAAGCGTTGGATTTTCAGGGTGACAAGCATTGGCCATCCTTTTGTAGGTGCGTCATTCCCGCGCCTGCCCCGCGGGAGCGTGGCGCTTCGGTTTACGAAGCGCCACGCTTGCGAAGCGGGGTGATCG from Anaerolineales bacterium carries:
- a CDS encoding succinate dehydrogenase iron-sulfur subunit, yielding MLVTLKIQRFDPERTPSSWWSVFRLEAEPSDRVLDLLIRVKDEMDGTLTFRRSCAHGICGSCAMRVNGANRLACKTLVRDQGRNITVEPLLGLQVEKDLVVDMEPFFAAYRKVKPYLINDEPLPADGRERRQSPAERMRIDDTTKCILCGACTTACPVFWADGEYIGPAAFVAAHRFLFDSRDRGAAEHTAALQGVDGIWRCRTIFQCTVACPREIKVTKAIAEVKGKLVREAVR